From Desulfatiglans sp., a single genomic window includes:
- a CDS encoding tannase/feruloyl esterase family alpha/beta hydrolase yields the protein MHFKSFFLNNSLIKAFAVKAFIYLLPAALLPVSSVLGEDINANTSRCATISALATPDFVIEKAEIVPAGPAPAADGSGIVDDKGELLPEHCLVQGMINPRIGQGGRRFGIGFDLRMPVKWNGRFVFHGGGGLDGRLAPALGDIFGSVRPSALARGFAVVSTDGGHRSDWMDGSFGLDQQARIDYAYNALGTVTPKAKEVVEKYYNKAPSYSYLLGCSNGGRQGLMASQRFPLYFDGIVAGDPSIRFSRIAVDQMWNLQVAARISPKDEKGRPIISRAFSDDDLRLVADSVLKHCDALDGLADGIINDWQACDYDLGVLTCKVDKTDKCLSSAQVEALRDIYSGPRTGKGEQLYGAYNYDTGIADPIWRAMHFGSSGTGEWDAADATLGLENMKYYQLTPPEPDLDPLDFDFDRDVARTRHTGAMSDADSTFLSTFARHGKMIVYNGLSDQGMASSVLANWYDEAIMVNGDAIMDSVRLFFIPGMCHCDGGKATDRFDMLDAIMAWVEDGRAPDRIIATGKTFPGVTRPLCPYPLVARYRGGDTNNADSFVCTK from the coding sequence ATGCATTTCAAATCATTTTTTTTAAATAACAGCTTGATAAAGGCCTTTGCAGTAAAGGCATTCATTTATCTGTTGCCTGCAGCTCTTCTCCCGGTAAGTTCAGTATTAGGGGAGGATATAAATGCAAACACATCACGCTGTGCAACTATATCAGCTCTTGCCACTCCTGATTTCGTTATCGAAAAGGCAGAGATAGTCCCGGCTGGCCCTGCGCCTGCCGCTGATGGAAGCGGTATTGTGGATGATAAGGGTGAACTGCTTCCTGAACACTGTCTTGTTCAGGGGATGATCAACCCCAGGATCGGTCAGGGCGGTCGCAGGTTCGGGATCGGGTTTGATCTCAGAATGCCAGTAAAGTGGAATGGCCGGTTTGTCTTTCATGGAGGCGGAGGGCTTGACGGCAGGCTTGCCCCTGCCCTGGGTGATATCTTTGGCTCGGTAAGGCCCTCTGCCCTGGCACGCGGTTTTGCAGTTGTTTCAACAGACGGCGGCCATCGCAGTGACTGGATGGATGGCTCCTTTGGCCTTGACCAGCAGGCCCGCATAGACTACGCATATAATGCACTGGGAACAGTTACCCCAAAAGCCAAAGAGGTGGTGGAAAAATATTACAATAAGGCGCCCTCATACTCATACCTGCTGGGATGTTCAAACGGCGGACGCCAGGGCCTGATGGCCTCACAGCGTTTCCCCCTCTATTTTGACGGTATTGTGGCAGGTGATCCTTCCATTAGATTTTCCAGGATAGCGGTTGATCAGATGTGGAACCTTCAGGTTGCGGCCCGCATCTCACCAAAGGATGAAAAGGGTCGCCCGATTATATCGCGTGCATTTTCAGATGATGATCTGCGTCTGGTAGCTGACAGTGTGCTTAAACATTGTGATGCCCTGGATGGCCTTGCTGACGGTATAATTAATGACTGGCAGGCCTGTGATTATGACCTCGGTGTCTTGACCTGTAAAGTAGATAAAACAGACAAATGTCTTTCCAGTGCGCAGGTAGAGGCCCTGCGTGATATTTATTCCGGCCCTCGAACAGGCAAAGGGGAACAGCTATATGGTGCTTATAATTATGATACCGGTATTGCCGACCCCATCTGGCGTGCCATGCACTTTGGCTCATCCGGAACAGGAGAATGGGATGCGGCCGATGCAACACTGGGATTAGAGAATATGAAATATTATCAACTGACGCCTCCTGAACCTGACCTTGATCCGCTTGATTTTGATTTTGACAGGGATGTGGCGCGTACACGCCATACAGGGGCAATGAGTGATGCAGATTCAACATTTTTGTCGACCTTTGCGCGTCATGGAAAAATGATCGTCTATAACGGGCTTTCAGATCAGGGTATGGCCTCAAGCGTGCTTGCAAACTGGTATGATGAGGCAATCATGGTTAATGGCGATGCTATCATGGATTCTGTTCGCCTCTTTTTTATACCCGGCATGTGTCACTGTGACGGCGGAAAGGCGACTGACAGGTTTGATATGCTCGATGCAATCATGGCATGGGTGGAAGATGGCCGCGCACCTGATAGAATCATTGCAACAGGCAAGACATTTCCGGGTGTCACAAGACCCCTGTGCCCCTATCCTCTTGTTGCGCGTTACAGGGGAGGAGATACAAACAATGCAGACAGTTTTGTGTGCACAAAATAA
- a CDS encoding winged helix-turn-helix transcriptional regulator, with protein MDKEIKDIITVMEKLDGILFSRFQRIGKRLSMKDPFSELTNTQMQAVFKIGKIQPCTLSDVAKTLRISKSSASTLVERMVVKGVLERKQDPDNRRRVLITVTRQVNSFQKTIDAELIKELKKIATNMPRADFNKWVEANRAIDLAVDAVYGSLIKGISK; from the coding sequence ATGGATAAAGAGATAAAGGATATTATAACTGTAATGGAAAAACTGGATGGGATATTATTCTCCAGGTTCCAGCGCATCGGAAAGCGCCTCAGCATGAAGGACCCTTTCAGTGAGCTTACAAATACCCAGATGCAGGCAGTTTTCAAGATAGGCAAAATCCAGCCATGCACCCTGTCTGATGTGGCAAAGACCCTGAGGATCTCCAAATCTTCGGCCTCAACCCTGGTTGAAAGGATGGTGGTAAAGGGTGTGCTTGAGAGAAAGCAGGACCCTGATAACAGGAGGCGTGTTTTGATTACTGTGACAAGGCAGGTAAACAGTTTTCAGAAGACAATTGATGCGGAACTTATCAAGGAATTAAAAAAGATCGCTACTAATATGCCCCGTGCAGATTTCAATAAATGGGTTGAGGCAAACAGGGCGATTGACCTGGCAGTAGATGCTGTCTACGGGTCATTGATCAAAGGCATATCAAAATAA
- a CDS encoding nuclear transport factor 2 family protein produces MKKFNLLIITAIALSLMFIIACNQKDTKTVSYAEDRAQIEDLQARYLFALDFFDLDTYVSTFTEDGELDIVEYKVKGRDAIRKAIEESRAVFDHSASTATGRHNITNIVIKVEGEKAYGRSYWFHYSNDNPEKKAVFDGYGHYEDEMVKVNGQWLFSKRVIYNEGVEKWMGPTKNPAW; encoded by the coding sequence ATGAAAAAATTTAATTTACTGATAATCACAGCTATTGCCCTTTCACTGATGTTCATCATTGCATGCAATCAGAAAGATACTAAAACCGTGAGCTATGCTGAAGACCGTGCACAGATAGAAGACCTTCAGGCGCGTTATCTCTTTGCTTTGGATTTTTTTGACCTTGACACATATGTATCGACCTTCACTGAAGATGGGGAGCTGGATATTGTAGAGTACAAGGTCAAGGGACGTGACGCTATTCGTAAGGCTATTGAAGAGTCCAGGGCTGTTTTCGATCATTCGGCCAGTACTGCTACAGGGCGTCATAACATCACCAATATTGTGATCAAGGTTGAAGGCGAAAAGGCGTATGGAAGGTCTTACTGGTTCCATTACAGCAATGACAACCCTGAAAAGAAGGCCGTATTTGATGGTTATGGCCATTATGAGGATGAAATGGTAAAGGTGAATGGCCAGTGGCTTTTCAGTAAACGAGTCATATATAACGAGGGTGTTGAGAAATGGATGGGGCCGACTAAAAATCCGGCATGGTAG
- a CDS encoding TIGR00730 family Rossman fold protein has product MSKDNKRVSPYPNAHEEVKAARNVADTPQTSSASYKLSYLDEEFILRDELRPVRLQLELLKPELIQQELGVESTVVMFGSARTPDHESASKALEEVEEELKSNPEDIKLLEKHKAAHRRVKNSFYYEEARKLARMISCTCQDAEKRTYVITTGGGRGIMEAANRGAYETGAKSIGLNIILPFEQRPNEYITPELCFQFHYFAIRKMHFLMRAKALIVFPGGFGTMDELFETLTLVQTKKIKPIPILLFGRDYWKRLIDFEMFVEEGTISPEDLHLFKYVESAEEAWALLRALDPDLKNGANSEGEQ; this is encoded by the coding sequence ATGTCTAAGGATAACAAAAGGGTCAGCCCTTACCCCAATGCACATGAAGAAGTGAAGGCTGCAAGAAATGTCGCTGATACACCCCAGACCAGCTCTGCGTCATATAAACTGTCATACCTTGATGAAGAATTCATACTGCGTGATGAATTAAGGCCGGTCAGGCTCCAGCTTGAGCTGTTAAAGCCTGAGTTGATACAACAGGAATTGGGTGTAGAGTCAACTGTAGTTATGTTCGGGAGCGCAAGGACCCCTGATCATGAATCTGCATCAAAGGCGCTTGAAGAGGTAGAAGAGGAGCTGAAATCAAACCCTGAAGATATAAAGCTGCTTGAAAAACATAAGGCAGCACACAGGAGGGTTAAAAACAGCTTTTACTATGAGGAGGCCAGAAAGCTCGCCAGGATGATTTCATGCACCTGCCAGGATGCAGAAAAACGAACCTATGTTATTACAACCGGGGGAGGCAGGGGCATAATGGAGGCGGCCAACAGGGGCGCATATGAAACAGGCGCAAAGAGCATCGGGCTCAATATTATTCTCCCATTTGAACAGCGGCCAAATGAGTATATCACCCCTGAACTCTGCTTCCAGTTCCACTATTTTGCAATAAGAAAGATGCACTTTCTTATGAGGGCAAAGGCATTGATCGTCTTTCCGGGTGGTTTTGGCACAATGGATGAACTCTTTGAGACACTCACACTTGTTCAGACAAAAAAGATAAAACCCATACCGATCCTCCTCTTTGGAAGGGATTACTGGAAGAGGCTGATTGACTTTGAGATGTTTGTTGAAGAGGGCACCATCTCACCTGAAGACCTTCATCTTTTCAAGTATGTTGAATCTGCTGAAGAGGCATGGGCGCTATTAAGAGCGCTTGATCCTGATCTGAAGAACGGCGCAAATTCAGAAGGAGAACAGTAA